One genomic window of candidate division WOR-3 bacterium includes the following:
- a CDS encoding carbohydrate ABC transporter permease translates to MAKSKKIISYTVLVLGAISMVAPFYWMLITAFKTPAEAIAIPPTWMPSEFTFTNFKEAWTKVPWFRYFFNTAIVAVFVLIGNLVTSITAGYAFSNFEFKSKNKVFLLFLATLMIPMPVYIIPGYLILTYMNWIDTYAALIVPWTVSVFSIFLVRQHMKSIPSELWDASRIDGCGRFCYLFRVVVPLIKPALATVSIFSIVSSWNSFLWPLVVTNSKNLRPIQVGLAYFTQEQSTDYTLLSAAATFTAFPLVILFLFAQKQIINSFTRSGLKD, encoded by the coding sequence ATGGCTAAGTCAAAAAAAATAATTTCCTACACAGTGCTGGTTTTAGGAGCAATTTCCATGGTTGCACCCTTTTACTGGATGTTGATCACGGCTTTCAAGACACCTGCAGAGGCGATAGCCATTCCTCCCACGTGGATGCCATCAGAGTTCACCTTCACGAATTTCAAAGAAGCTTGGACAAAAGTGCCTTGGTTCAGGTATTTCTTCAACACCGCCATAGTGGCGGTGTTTGTCCTGATAGGAAATTTGGTCACTTCAATCACAGCGGGTTACGCGTTTTCGAATTTCGAGTTTAAAAGCAAAAACAAAGTATTTCTTCTTTTTCTTGCCACGCTGATGATCCCTATGCCTGTTTATATAATACCGGGGTATCTCATATTGACTTACATGAATTGGATAGACACATACGCAGCTCTCATCGTGCCATGGACAGTCAGCGTTTTCTCGATTTTCCTTGTCCGTCAGCACATGAAATCGATTCCCTCCGAACTTTGGGACGCTTCGAGGATAGACGGCTGCGGGAGATTCTGCTACCTTTTCAGAGTCGTCGTCCCCCTTATAAAACCCGCCCTGGCAACAGTTTCAATTTTTTCAATCGTCAGTTCCTGGAACAGTTTTTTGTGGCCTCTTGTGGTGACTAATTCCAAAAACCTGAGACCCATTCAAGTCGGCTTGGCGTACTTCACCCAGGAACAAAGCACCGATTATACTCTTTTATCCGCCGCGGCTACATTTACAGCTTTTCCTCTCGTCATTCTTTTCCTGTTCGCTCAGAAACAGATAATAAACAGTTTCACCCGATCAGGACTGAAAGATTGA